In a single window of the Nodularia spumigena CCY9414 genome:
- a CDS encoding Calx-beta domain-containing protein, whose product MNLLLQPALTLTYNELTALSGVDKFWNLFDTAFGTQYDRSVAQSLRLQWQAGDFSQLPQIEILDSSILGGANAAYASNTNKIYLSANYVATATPENLVSTLLEEIGHFVDAQINLTDSAGDEGAIFAALVLGESLSNDQLQHFRTENDWAVITLDGQMIEVEQQNFQGTQGNDYITGTDQDDLIEGLAGSDYLYGEDGNDTINGGGDDDYLIGGSGNDTINGDAGNDTIYGEDGDDTISGHAGNDYLIGQDGNDTINGGGDDDYLDGGSGNDILNGDAGNDSLSGGDGNDILNGGDGDDTIISDAGNDTINGGSGTDRYYAADYSDRLVGLTMTYDSATGNGSIVVGTETDTFTSIENFDSFRGTNFDDIIVGTPTSDYYISGGAGNDTISGNAGGDYLYGEDGNDTINGGGDDDYLDGASGNDTINGDAGNDTIYGGSGDDTISGHAGNDYLIGQDGNDTINGGGDDDYLDGGSGNDILNGGDGNDTISSDAGNDTINGGSGSDRYAADYSDRLVGLTMTYDSATGNGSIVVGTETDTFTSIENFDYFRGTNFDDIIVGTPTSDYYISGGAGNDTISGNAGGDYLYGEDGNDTINGGGDDDYLDGGSGNDTINGDAGNDYLDGGSGDDTISGHAGNDYLIGEDGNDTINGGGDNDYLDGGSGNDILNGGDGDDIISSDAGNDTINGGSGTDRYYAADYSDRLVGLTMTYDSATGNGSIVVGTETDTFTSIENFDSFRGTNFDDIIVGSPTSDYYISGGAGNDTISGNAGGDYLYGEDGNDTINGGGDDDYLDGASGNDTINGDAGNDTIYGGSGDDTISGHAGNDYLIGQDGNDTINGGGDDDYLDGGSGNDILNGDAGNDSLSGGDGNDILNGGDGDDTIISDAGNDTINGGSGTDRYAADYSDRLVGLTMTYDSATVNGSIVVGTETDTFTSIENFDYFRGTNFDDIIVGSPTSDYYISGGAGNDTISGNAGSDYLYGEDGNDTINGGGDDDYLIGGSGNDTINGDAGNDTIYGEDGDDTISGHAGNDYLIGQDGNDTINGGGDDDYLDGGSGNDILNGGGDSGEIDYISGGSGSDRFIIGDATWIGYDDGNAATNGNNDYAEIADFNEAEGDIIQLKAGVDYLLSVSGTDTQILIDKPGTEIDEIIAIIRNRTDLSLTASYFDYKSVPSTLAIAPSNAVQTEGNSGSKAFTFSVTRSGNTTGINTVKWAVTGTGANPANAADFGGTLPTGTVTFAANETSKIITVNVSGDTSIEADETFTVTLSNPSNAATITTATATGTIENDDVNKVILNINGSSNEYALSAASQNVTDEFTISADKTQLGLAGNTWKKLDIGSYNITNNTILEFEFQSSKRGEIHGIGFDTDNDVINNPQNLFQLSGTQNWGLNNFKNYSTGSGWQSYSITVGDYFTGNFNYLTFANDHDVASPDSNGQFRNIQLYENKNLSVNINGNSNEYALSAASQDVTDEFTISADKTELGLSGNTWKKLDIGSYNITNNTILEFEFQSSKRGEIHGIGFDTDNDVVNNPQNLFQLSGTQNWGLNNFKNYSTGSGWQSYSITVGDYFTGDFNYLTFANDHDVASPDSNGQFRNIQLYENQNNISVNINGNSNEYALSAASQNVTNEFTISADKTELGLSGNTWKKLDIGSYNITNNT is encoded by the coding sequence ATGAATCTTTTACTCCAACCCGCGCTAACGCTGACCTACAACGAACTCACTGCCTTGTCTGGTGTAGATAAATTCTGGAATCTGTTTGATACTGCTTTTGGCACACAATACGACCGCAGTGTCGCGCAGAGTCTGCGTTTACAATGGCAAGCTGGTGATTTTAGTCAACTTCCCCAAATAGAAATTCTTGATAGTAGTATTCTTGGTGGTGCGAATGCAGCTTATGCCAGTAACACAAATAAGATTTATTTATCAGCTAATTATGTTGCAACTGCCACACCAGAAAACTTGGTTAGTACCCTGTTAGAAGAAATTGGGCATTTTGTAGATGCTCAAATTAACCTCACAGATAGCGCTGGAGATGAAGGGGCTATTTTTGCGGCGCTGGTGTTGGGTGAAAGTCTTTCAAATGACCAGTTACAGCATTTCAGAACAGAAAATGACTGGGCTGTAATCACTTTAGATGGGCAGATGATCGAGGTCGAGCAGCAGAATTTCCAGGGAACCCAGGGGAATGATTATATTACCGGCACAGATCAAGATGATTTAATTGAAGGATTAGCAGGAAGTGATTACCTCTATGGTGAAGATGGTAACGACACCATCAATGGTGGGGGTGATGACGATTACCTTATTGGTGGGAGTGGTAATGACACCATCAATGGCGATGCAGGAAATGACACCATTTATGGTGAAGATGGTGATGACACCATCTCAGGTCATGCAGGAAATGATTACCTCATTGGTCAAGATGGTAACGACACCATCAATGGTGGGGGTGATGACGATTACCTTGATGGTGGGAGTGGTAATGACATCCTCAATGGCGATGCAGGAAATGATTCCCTTTCTGGTGGTGATGGTAATGACATCCTCAATGGTGGTGATGGTGATGACACCATTATCAGTGATGCTGGCAACGACACCATCAATGGCGGGAGTGGTACTGACAGGTATTATGCTGCGGACTATAGTGACCGCTTAGTGGGATTAACCATGACCTATGACAGTGCCACAGGTAATGGCAGTATTGTTGTGGGAACAGAAACCGATACATTCACCTCCATTGAAAACTTTGACTCCTTCAGAGGTACTAACTTTGATGACATCATCGTCGGAACTCCCACCAGTGATTATTATATAAGTGGTGGTGCGGGAAATGACACCATCTCAGGTAATGCAGGAGGTGATTACCTCTATGGTGAAGATGGTAACGACACCATCAATGGTGGGGGTGATGACGATTACCTTGATGGTGCGAGTGGTAATGACACCATCAATGGCGATGCAGGAAATGACACCATTTATGGTGGGAGTGGTGATGACACCATCTCAGGTCATGCAGGAAATGATTACCTCATTGGTCAAGATGGTAACGACACCATCAATGGTGGGGGTGATGACGATTACCTTGATGGTGGGAGTGGTAATGACATCCTCAATGGTGGTGATGGAAATGACACCATTAGCAGTGATGCTGGCAACGACACCATCAATGGCGGGAGTGGTAGTGACAGGTATGCTGCGGACTATAGTGACCGCTTAGTGGGATTAACCATGACCTATGACAGTGCCACAGGTAATGGCAGTATTGTTGTGGGAACAGAAACCGATACATTCACCTCCATTGAAAACTTTGACTACTTCAGAGGTACTAACTTTGATGACATCATCGTTGGAACTCCCACCAGTGATTATTATATAAGTGGTGGTGCGGGAAATGACACCATCTCAGGTAATGCAGGAGGTGATTACCTCTATGGTGAAGATGGTAACGACACCATCAATGGTGGGGGTGATGACGATTACCTTGATGGTGGGAGTGGTAATGACACCATCAATGGCGATGCAGGAAATGATTACCTTGATGGTGGGAGTGGTGATGACACCATCTCAGGTCATGCAGGAAATGATTACCTCATTGGTGAAGATGGTAACGACACCATCAATGGTGGGGGTGATAACGATTACCTTGATGGTGGGAGTGGTAATGACATCCTCAATGGTGGTGATGGTGATGACATCATTAGCAGTGATGCTGGCAACGACACCATCAATGGCGGGAGTGGTACTGACAGGTATTATGCTGCGGACTATAGTGACCGCTTAGTGGGATTAACCATGACCTATGACAGTGCCACAGGTAATGGCAGTATTGTTGTGGGAACAGAAACCGATACATTCACCTCCATTGAAAACTTTGACTCCTTCAGAGGTACTAACTTTGATGACATCATCGTCGGAAGTCCCACCAGTGATTATTATATAAGTGGTGGTGCGGGAAATGACACCATCTCAGGTAATGCAGGAGGTGATTACCTCTATGGTGAAGATGGTAACGACACCATCAATGGTGGGGGTGATGACGATTACCTTGATGGTGCGAGTGGTAATGACACCATCAATGGCGATGCAGGAAATGACACCATTTATGGTGGGAGTGGTGATGACACCATCTCAGGTCATGCAGGAAATGATTACCTCATTGGTCAAGATGGTAACGACACCATCAATGGTGGGGGTGATGACGATTACCTTGATGGTGGGAGTGGTAATGACATCCTCAATGGCGATGCAGGAAATGATTCCCTTTCTGGTGGTGATGGTAATGACATCCTCAATGGTGGTGATGGTGATGACACCATTATCAGTGATGCTGGCAACGACACCATCAATGGCGGGAGTGGTACTGACAGGTATGCTGCGGACTATAGTGACCGCTTAGTGGGATTAACGATGACCTATGACAGTGCCACAGTTAATGGCAGTATTGTTGTGGGAACAGAAACCGATACATTCACCTCCATTGAAAACTTTGACTACTTCAGAGGTACTAACTTTGATGACATCATCGTCGGAAGTCCCACCAGTGATTATTATATAAGTGGTGGTGCGGGAAATGACACCATCTCAGGTAATGCCGGAAGTGATTACCTCTATGGTGAAGATGGTAACGACACCATCAATGGTGGGGGTGATGACGATTACCTTATTGGTGGGAGTGGTAATGACACCATCAATGGCGATGCAGGAAATGACACCATTTATGGTGAAGATGGTGATGACACCATCTCAGGTCATGCAGGAAATGATTACCTCATTGGTCAAGATGGTAACGACACCATCAATGGTGGGGGTGATGACGATTACCTTGATGGTGGGAGTGGTAATGACATCCTCAATGGTGGGGGTGATAGTGGGGAAATAGACTACATATCAGGAGGCAGTGGGAGCGATCGCTTCATCATTGGTGATGCCACTTGGATAGGTTATGATGACGGCAACGCTGCCACAAACGGTAATAACGACTATGCCGAAATCGCCGACTTTAATGAGGCTGAAGGCGATATTATTCAACTCAAAGCAGGTGTAGATTATCTTCTTAGTGTTTCCGGTACAGATACTCAAATTTTAATCGACAAACCCGGAACCGAAATCGATGAAATCATCGCCATTATTAGAAATCGCACAGACTTAAGTCTAACAGCCAGCTACTTCGACTACAAGAGTGTACCTTCAACCTTAGCGATCGCCCCCAGCAACGCGGTGCAAACAGAAGGTAACTCTGGAAGCAAAGCCTTCACCTTCAGCGTCACCCGTTCTGGTAACACCACGGGTATAAATACTGTCAAGTGGGCAGTTACAGGCACAGGAGCCAATCCCGCCAACGCCGCCGACTTTGGAGGAACATTACCAACAGGTACTGTCACCTTTGCAGCTAACGAAACCTCCAAGATCATCACAGTTAACGTCAGTGGTGATACCAGCATTGAAGCAGATGAAACCTTCACTGTCACCCTATCCAACCCTAGTAATGCAGCAACTATCACCACTGCTACCGCCACAGGAACCATTGAAAATGATGATGTAAATAAAGTCATTTTAAACATCAACGGTAGTAGCAACGAATACGCTCTTTCCGCCGCCTCTCAAAATGTCACAGATGAATTCACCATCTCGGCTGATAAAACTCAATTAGGACTTGCAGGTAACACCTGGAAAAAACTGGACATTGGTAGTTACAATATTACCAACAACACCATCCTGGAATTTGAATTCCAAAGCAGCAAACGAGGAGAAATTCACGGAATTGGTTTTGATACTGACAATGATGTCATCAATAACCCCCAAAACTTATTCCAACTCAGTGGAACTCAAAATTGGGGACTAAATAACTTTAAAAACTATAGCACTGGTTCTGGTTGGCAATCTTACAGTATTACCGTAGGAGATTACTTCACGGGCAATTTCAACTATCTCACCTTTGCCAATGACCATGATGTAGCCTCACCTGATAGTAATGGTCAGTTCCGCAATATCCAACTCTACGAGAATAAAAACCTCAGCGTCAACATCAACGGTAATAGCAACGAATACGCTCTTTCCGCCGCCTCCCAAGATGTCACAGATGAATTCACCATCTCGGCTGATAAAACTGAACTAGGACTATCCGGTAACACCTGGAAAAAACTGGACATTGGTAGTTACAATATTACCAACAACACCATCCTGGAATTTGAATTCCAAAGCAGCAAACGAGGAGAAATTCACGGTATTGGTTTTGATACTGACAATGATGTAGTCAATAACCCCCAAAACTTATTCCAACTCAGTGGAACTCAAAATTGGGGACTAAATAACTTTAAAAACTATAGCACTGGTTCTGGTTGGCAATCTTACAGTATTACCGTAGGAGATTACTTCACCGGAGATTTCAACTACCTCACCTTTGCCAATGACCATGATGTAGCCTCACCTGATAGTAATGGTCAGTTCCGCAATATCCAACTCTACGAGAATCAGAATAACATCAGCGTCAACATCAACGGTAATAGCAACGAATACGCTCTTTCCGCCGCCTCCCAAAATGTCACAAATGAATTCACTATCTCTGCTGATAAAACTGAACTAGGACTATCCGGTAACACCTGGAAAAAACTGGACATTGGTAGTTACAATATTACCAACAACACCA
- a CDS encoding sensor histidine kinase: MSRPIQFNNHPFRFLLYLEWVLLAIAVFTAALPSPSPRFNARFPELTIFSLIIFGIMGLRLPTSNYLSKIIYTTSEIFLIVTTGFFGGRVARLFPFLYIILVTRSCLIFQLPGRLLVTSISFSLFLLTLQHRFPKPPLPPYAQERFRFFPLSLALIFGLSLIFILLLMNTVISERQSREKLAIANEKLRQYALKIENQATLEERNRIAREIHDSLGHSLTALNLQLETALKLWQSHPVKAQAFLARAKELGSKSLNDVRQSVSTMRYNPLQGQTLEQAIASLLEDFHRSNGISPTCHINLEYSLPSDIIISIYRIIQESLTNISKYAIASEVKLEITTNKGSFRLIIEDNGKGFDIMQNTTGFGLQSMRDRTLALGGEFQINSTPGSGCEIIVNIPLLSLTR, from the coding sequence ATGAGTCGTCCTATTCAATTTAACAATCATCCTTTTCGATTTTTGCTGTATTTGGAGTGGGTATTATTAGCGATCGCTGTTTTTACAGCTGCCCTACCATCTCCTTCCCCACGCTTTAATGCCAGGTTCCCAGAACTGACTATTTTTAGTCTGATTATTTTTGGGATCATGGGCTTAAGATTACCGACTAGTAACTACTTAAGTAAAATAATTTATACGACAAGTGAAATTTTTTTGATTGTCACAACTGGATTCTTTGGGGGGAGAGTTGCGAGATTATTTCCTTTTCTTTACATAATTTTAGTAACTCGCAGTTGCCTAATATTTCAATTACCTGGACGTTTATTAGTTACGAGTATATCCTTTAGTTTATTTTTATTAACACTACAACATCGCTTTCCTAAACCTCCCCTACCACCATATGCACAAGAGCGCTTTCGGTTTTTTCCTCTGAGCTTGGCACTGATATTTGGCTTAAGTTTAATTTTTATATTATTGTTGATGAATACAGTTATATCTGAACGCCAAAGTAGAGAAAAGCTAGCCATTGCTAACGAAAAACTCCGGCAATATGCTTTAAAAATTGAAAATCAAGCGACTTTGGAAGAACGCAACCGCATTGCTAGGGAAATACATGATTCATTGGGACACTCTTTGACAGCTTTAAATTTGCAATTAGAAACTGCTTTAAAATTATGGCAATCTCACCCGGTTAAAGCCCAAGCATTTTTAGCTAGAGCGAAGGAACTTGGTTCTAAATCCCTAAATGATGTGCGTCAGTCGGTTTCTACTATGCGTTATAATCCTTTGCAAGGACAGACTTTAGAACAAGCGATCGCTAGTCTTTTAGAAGATTTTCACCGCTCCAATGGCATTTCACCAACTTGCCACATTAATCTAGAATATTCTCTACCATCTGACATTATTATCTCTATTTACCGGATTATCCAAGAATCATTGACAAACATTTCTAAATATGCGATTGCATCAGAAGTGAAACTAGAAATTACTACAAATAAAGGAAGTTTCCGCTTGATTATTGAAGATAATGGTAAAGGTTTTGATATTATGCAGAATACTACTGGTTTCGGACTGCAAAGTATGCGAGATCGCACCTTAGCACTGGGAGGCGAATTTCAAATTAATAGTACTCCTGGTTCTGGTTGTGAAATTATAGTTAATATTCCTTTATTGAGCTTGACAAGATGA
- a CDS encoding IS4 family transposase, translating to WLLQSQKQVKIERLAATIPLPIQQNSRRRHLQRFLKSNALSVVLLWFPIIEEILSRLIKPKSQLIIALDRTQWKDNNILMVSVIYQKRALPIYWCLLNKDGCSNLQEQQKVLRPVIRLLKHYQLVVIGDREFHGIELASWLHRQGLKYVFRQKKDTTFRKKRQDFQPLHTIPLSPGDRRFYPDVNLTQNKGFGRCNLAVYWKRKYRGKQEKEPWYLSTNLTDVSTTVKIYGQRFGIEAMFKDCKTGGYNLEGSQASPDRLVRLILLIAIAMTSAWLQGQKTQFSRQQSYVCRPSDLNRNRKRHSAFWIGLYGYNWIISLNGCQDLVLEMMAAVRNKQAFYQQGVMAMMLIQQPL from the coding sequence TGGTTGCTACAAAGTCAGAAACAAGTAAAAATAGAAAGATTGGCTGCTACTATACCTTTACCAATACAACAAAATAGCCGTCGTCGTCACTTACAAAGATTTCTCAAATCGAATGCGTTGAGTGTAGTGCTACTATGGTTTCCCATTATTGAAGAAATATTATCACGTCTAATCAAACCCAAATCACAATTGATTATTGCCCTGGATAGAACCCAATGGAAAGACAATAATATTTTGATGGTGAGCGTGATTTATCAAAAAAGGGCATTGCCAATATATTGGTGTTTACTTAACAAAGATGGTTGCAGTAACCTGCAAGAACAACAAAAGGTATTACGCCCGGTAATCCGGCTCTTGAAACATTATCAATTAGTGGTGATTGGGGATAGAGAATTTCATGGGATTGAATTAGCCAGTTGGTTGCACCGTCAAGGTTTAAAGTATGTTTTTCGACAAAAAAAGGACACTACTTTTCGGAAAAAAAGGCAAGATTTTCAACCGCTACATACGATTCCACTTTCTCCCGGTGACCGCCGATTTTATCCTGATGTCAATCTCACACAAAATAAAGGGTTTGGTCGTTGTAATTTAGCAGTTTATTGGAAACGAAAATATCGTGGCAAACAAGAGAAAGAGCCTTGGTATTTATCAACTAATCTGACAGATGTATCAACGACTGTCAAAATATATGGTCAACGTTTTGGGATTGAGGCTATGTTTAAAGACTGTAAAACTGGTGGCTATAATCTAGAAGGTTCTCAAGCTTCTCCTGATAGGCTTGTCCGTCTGATTTTATTAATTGCTATAGCAATGACTTCTGCATGGTTACAAGGTCAAAAAACTCAATTTTCTAGACAACAATCTTATGTCTGTCGTCCAAGTGATTTGAACAGAAACAGAAAAAGACATAGTGCTTTCTGGATAGGCTTATACGGATACAATTGGATAATTTCGCTGAATGGGTGTCAGGATTTGGTCTTGGAAATGATGGCTGCCGTTCGCAATAAGCAGGCATTTTATCAGCAGGGGGTGATGGCTATGATGCTTATACAGCAGCCTCTTTAA
- a CDS encoding glycoside hydrolase family 18 protein has protein sequence IGFDTDNDVINNPQNLFQLSGTQNWGLNNFKNYSTGSGWQSYSITVGDYFTGDFNYLTFANDHDVASPDSNGQFRNIQLYENQNNISVNINGNSNEYALSAASQNVTNEFTISADKTELGLSGNTWKKLDIGSYNITNNTILEFEFQSSKRGEIHGIGFDTDNDVVNNPQNLFQLSGTQNWGLNNFKNYSTGSGWQSYSITVGDYFTGDFNYLTFANDHDVLNPDSNGQFRNIQLYENQNNISVNINGNSNEYALSAASQNVTNEFTISADKTELGLSGNTWKKLDIGSYNITNNTILEFEFQSSKRGEIHGIGFDTDNDVVNNPQNLFQLSGTQNWGLNNFKNYSTGSGWQSYSITVGDYFTGNFNYLTFANDHDVASPDSNGQFRNIQLYEADDVSPDYILGGYIPSWRIDSNTNPEEIPVNQLTHLFYAFADVDPDGNVSLYADGLNGDIDLLQSLKAENPNLQILVSIGGAAEGDFPSAANTQASRANFAQSAIQFMKTNGFDGIDIDWEFPEANENQNYIQLLAQLRQQINQASQNDGKQYLLTTAFSGSPYHLSASDYAVNPYDFSPQDLKATSDYVDFINVMTYDYHGSWENSTNHQAALYKSTNDNTYNASKVNTDWAIQHYLDAGVPAQDIVLGAPLYGRTWTGVNPGSNNDGLFQSGTGSDNLPTYQELYNLLGTDGYESFWDDSAKVPHIYSSQTQVFSTYENKESILGKTDYVKQQGIGGAFFWEITGDLPITHPDSLISAAATNLGI, from the coding sequence ATTGGTTTTGATACTGACAATGATGTCATCAATAACCCCCAAAACTTATTCCAACTTAGTGGAACTCAAAATTGGGGACTGAATAACTTTAAAAACTATAGCACTGGTTCTGGTTGGCAATCTTACAGTATTACCGTAGGAGATTACTTCACCGGAGATTTCAACTACCTCACCTTTGCCAATGACCATGATGTAGCCTCACCTGATAGTAATGGTCAGTTCCGCAATATCCAACTCTACGAGAATCAGAATAACATCAGCGTCAATATCAACGGTAATAGCAACGAATACGCTCTTTCCGCCGCCTCCCAAAATGTCACAAATGAATTCACTATCTCTGCTGATAAAACTGAACTAGGACTATCCGGTAACACCTGGAAAAAACTGGACATTGGTAGTTACAATATTACCAACAACACCATCCTGGAATTTGAATTCCAAAGCAGCAAACGAGGAGAAATTCACGGTATTGGTTTTGATACTGACAATGATGTAGTCAATAACCCCCAAAACTTATTCCAACTCAGTGGAACTCAAAATTGGGGACTAAATAACTTTAAAAACTATAGCACTGGTTCTGGTTGGCAATCTTACAGTATTACCGTAGGAGATTACTTCACCGGAGATTTCAACTACCTCACCTTTGCCAATGACCATGATGTACTTAATCCTGATAGTAATGGTCAGTTCCGCAATATCCAACTCTACGAGAATCAGAATAACATCAGCGTCAATATCAACGGTAATAGCAACGAATACGCTCTTTCCGCCGCCTCCCAAAATGTCACAAATGAATTCACTATCTCTGCTGATAAAACTGAACTAGGACTATCCGGTAACACCTGGAAAAAACTCGACATTGGTAGTTACAATATTACCAATAACACCATCCTGGAATTTGAATTCCAAAGCAGCAAACGAGGAGAAATTCACGGAATTGGTTTTGATACTGACAATGATGTAGTCAATAACCCCCAAAACTTATTCCAACTCAGTGGAACTCAAAATTGGGGACTAAATAACTTTAAAAACTATAGCACTGGTTCTGGTTGGCAATCTTACAGTATTACCGTAGGAGATTACTTCACGGGCAATTTCAACTATCTCACCTTTGCCAATGACCATGATGTAGCCTCACCTGATAGTAATGGTCAGTTCCGCAATATCCAACTCTACGAAGCTGATGATGTTAGTCCAGATTATATTCTGGGTGGATACATACCCTCTTGGCGAATTGATAGCAATACTAACCCAGAGGAAATTCCGGTTAATCAACTCACCCATTTGTTCTACGCTTTTGCAGATGTAGATCCAGACGGTAACGTTAGTCTATATGCAGATGGACTCAATGGAGATATTGATTTACTTCAATCCCTCAAAGCTGAAAATCCCAACCTGCAAATCCTCGTTTCCATTGGCGGTGCTGCAGAAGGAGATTTCCCATCAGCCGCAAATACTCAAGCATCTAGAGCCAACTTCGCTCAGTCTGCTATCCAATTCATGAAGACTAATGGATTTGATGGCATTGATATTGACTGGGAGTTTCCTGAAGCCAATGAAAATCAGAATTACATCCAATTGCTGGCACAATTGCGGCAACAAATAAATCAAGCATCTCAAAATGACGGCAAGCAATATCTCCTCACTACAGCTTTCTCTGGTTCTCCTTACCACTTATCAGCATCTGATTATGCGGTTAACCCTTACGATTTCAGCCCACAAGACTTGAAAGCAACTTCCGACTATGTGGACTTTATCAATGTCATGACTTATGACTACCACGGTTCTTGGGAGAACAGCACCAACCATCAGGCGGCTTTGTATAAAAGCACAAACGATAACACTTATAACGCCAGCAAAGTCAATACTGATTGGGCAATTCAACATTATCTGGATGCTGGGGTTCCCGCTCAGGATATTGTCTTGGGCGCTCCACTTTATGGACGCACCTGGACTGGAGTTAATCCTGGTAGCAACAATGATGGTCTATTTCAGTCAGGTACTGGTAGCGACAATCTTCCCACCTATCAGGAACTCTATAATCTATTAGGGACAGATGGCTATGAATCTTTCTGGGATGATAGTGCCAAAGTTCCCCACATCTACAGTTCTCAAACACAGGTGTTCAGCACCTACGAAAATAAGGAATCAATTTTGGGCAAAACTGATTACGTTAAACAGCAGGGAATTGGTGGTGCGTTCTTCTGGGAAATCACAGGTGATTTGCCCATCACTCATCCTGATTCCTTAATCAGTGCTGCTGCTACAAACTTGGGCATTTAG
- a CDS encoding response regulator, whose product MIKVLLVDDQNLIRQGLKALLELEPDLEIIGEAENGEQAIHLSEQTQPDVILMDIRMPIMDGVAATREIQKRCAGIKILVLTTFDDDEYVKAALQNGAMGYLLKDTPSEELAVAIRAVYKGYTQLGPGIVKKLVTQFSQVTPTELPPVPPNLTELTPREKEVLRLIAVGANNREISQQLYISEGTVKNHVTNILNRLNLRDRTQAAIIANTFLGYLEQDS is encoded by the coding sequence ATGATTAAAGTTTTATTAGTAGATGACCAAAACTTAATTCGTCAAGGATTAAAAGCCTTATTAGAACTAGAACCAGATTTAGAAATAATTGGTGAAGCAGAAAATGGCGAACAAGCAATTCATTTGAGTGAACAAACACAACCTGATGTGATACTTATGGATATCAGAATGCCCATTATGGATGGGGTTGCAGCTACGCGAGAAATTCAAAAACGTTGTGCAGGCATTAAAATTTTAGTCTTGACAACTTTTGATGATGATGAATATGTCAAAGCTGCTTTACAGAATGGAGCAATGGGTTATTTGCTCAAAGATACACCATCAGAAGAATTAGCCGTGGCTATTCGTGCAGTTTATAAAGGCTATACACAGCTAGGCCCTGGAATAGTCAAAAAACTTGTAACTCAGTTTTCCCAGGTTACACCAACAGAGTTACCTCCTGTACCACCTAATTTGACTGAACTTACTCCTAGAGAAAAAGAGGTTTTGCGGTTAATTGCTGTAGGTGCTAATAATCGAGAAATTTCCCAACAACTTTATATATCTGAGGGGACTGTTAAGAATCATGTCACTAATATTTTAAATCGGTTGAATTTGCGCGATCGCACTCAAGCGGCTATTATCGCCAATACATTTTTAGGTTATTTAGAGCAAGATAGTTAA